A genomic segment from Bradyrhizobium sp. ISRA430 encodes:
- a CDS encoding ABC transporter permease: MTAVDQPFPTHEIRERFGFWKRSYAMLVKEFIQLRRDRVSFAMIVMLPVMQLLLFGYAINTTPHNLPSAVLLQEDSDLARSVLKALENTAYFRFLYEVHDVDDFDNLLKSGKVLFGVEIPRGFERAVRRGDKPALLVAADATDPIAASAALGSLGMVVQTALAHDLYIGDPPEMPFEIRAHARYNPAAASSLNIVPGLVGTILTMTMLIFTALSVTREVERGTMESLLSMPIKPVEVMFGKIIPYVLVGFVQAFLIIGIGVGLFGVPVLGNLVLLALLSTLFITTNLSIGYTISTVVQNQLQAMQMSMMFFLPSILLSGFMFPFAGMPAWAQYVGECLPLTHYLRIVRAIMLKGATMQNLRFDALALAALMLVAMVIAVTRFRRTLD; this comes from the coding sequence ATGACCGCCGTCGATCAGCCGTTCCCAACGCACGAAATCCGGGAGCGCTTCGGTTTCTGGAAGCGCTCCTATGCGATGCTGGTCAAGGAATTCATTCAGCTCAGGCGCGATCGCGTGTCCTTTGCGATGATCGTCATGCTGCCGGTGATGCAGCTCCTGCTGTTCGGCTACGCCATCAACACCACGCCGCACAACCTGCCGAGCGCGGTGCTGCTCCAGGAGGACAGCGATCTCGCCCGCTCGGTGCTGAAGGCGCTGGAGAACACCGCCTATTTCCGCTTCCTTTACGAAGTGCACGATGTCGACGATTTCGACAATCTGCTGAAATCCGGCAAGGTGCTGTTCGGCGTCGAGATCCCACGCGGCTTCGAGCGCGCGGTGCGGCGCGGCGACAAGCCGGCGCTGCTGGTCGCGGCCGATGCGACCGATCCGATCGCGGCGAGCGCCGCGCTCGGCTCGCTCGGCATGGTCGTGCAGACCGCGCTCGCGCACGATCTCTATATCGGCGATCCCCCGGAGATGCCGTTCGAGATCCGGGCACATGCCCGCTACAATCCGGCGGCCGCCTCGAGCCTTAACATCGTGCCGGGCCTCGTCGGCACCATCCTGACCATGACGATGCTGATCTTCACTGCGCTCTCGGTCACACGCGAGGTCGAGCGCGGCACCATGGAGAGCCTGTTGTCAATGCCGATCAAGCCGGTGGAGGTGATGTTCGGCAAGATCATTCCTTACGTGCTGGTCGGCTTCGTCCAGGCCTTCCTCATCATCGGCATCGGTGTCGGTCTGTTCGGCGTACCCGTGCTCGGCAACTTAGTCCTGCTGGCGCTGTTGTCGACGCTGTTCATCACCACCAACCTGTCGATCGGCTATACGATCTCGACGGTGGTGCAGAACCAGCTTCAGGCCATGCAGATGTCGATGATGTTCTTCCTGCCGAGTATCCTCTTGTCCGGATTCATGTTCCCGTTCGCGGGCATGCCGGCCTGGGCGCAATATGTCGGCGAATGCCTGCCGCTGACGCATTACCTGCGGATCGTGCGCGCCATCATGCTGAAGGGCGCGACCATGCAGAACCTGCGCTTCGATGCGCTGGCGCTGGCCGCCCTGATGCTGGTCGCCATGGTCATCGCCGTGACGCGCTTCCGCCGCACGCTGGATTGA
- a CDS encoding ABC transporter ATP-binding protein: MNGTSGNGIAIDVKGLTKSFGGREVVHDLSMQVKRGSIYGFLGPNGSGKTTTIRILCGLLTPDSGEGTCLGYDIRRDAERIKRQVGYMTQRFSLYQDLSVRENLEFVARLYGLRDARSAARDMIRRLGLSGREEQLAGELSGGWKQRLALGACTLPNPQLLLLDEPTAGVDPKARRDFWNEIHALAADGLTVLVSTHYMDEAERCHEIAYIAYGHLLARGTVDEVIAKSALTTYTVTGEDLNGLAAELTGKPGVDMVAPFGTSLHVSGRDVAALEASIAPWRDRSGLRWQKSSPSLEDVFIELMGRSKDNFQ; this comes from the coding sequence ATGAACGGGACATCCGGCAACGGCATCGCGATCGACGTCAAGGGCCTGACGAAATCGTTCGGCGGCCGCGAGGTCGTGCACGATCTGTCGATGCAGGTGAAGCGCGGCTCGATCTACGGCTTTCTCGGGCCCAACGGCTCGGGCAAGACCACGACCATTCGCATCCTCTGCGGCTTGCTCACGCCGGACAGCGGCGAGGGCACCTGTCTCGGCTACGACATCCGCCGCGACGCCGAACGCATCAAGCGCCAGGTCGGCTACATGACCCAGCGCTTCAGCCTGTATCAGGACCTCTCGGTGCGCGAGAACCTGGAGTTCGTAGCGCGGCTCTACGGCCTGCGCGATGCCCGCAGCGCGGCGCGCGACATGATCAGGCGGCTCGGGCTTTCGGGCCGCGAGGAGCAGCTCGCCGGCGAGCTCTCCGGCGGCTGGAAGCAGCGGCTGGCGCTCGGCGCCTGCACCTTGCCCAATCCTCAACTCTTGCTGCTCGACGAGCCGACCGCGGGCGTCGATCCCAAGGCGCGGCGCGATTTCTGGAACGAGATCCATGCGCTCGCGGCCGACGGCCTCACCGTGCTGGTGTCCACCCACTACATGGACGAAGCCGAGCGCTGTCACGAGATCGCCTACATCGCCTACGGCCATCTCCTGGCGCGCGGCACGGTGGACGAGGTGATCGCGAAATCCGCACTCACCACCTATACCGTGACGGGTGAGGATCTGAACGGCCTTGCGGCCGAGCTCACCGGAAAGCCTGGCGTCGACATGGTCGCGCCGTTCGGCACGTCGCTGCATGTCTCGGGACGCGATGTCGCGGCGCTGGAGGCGAGCATCGCGCCATGGCGCGACAGAAGCGGCCTGCGCTGGCAGAAATCGTCGCCTTCGCTCGAGGACGTGTTCATCGAACTGATGGGCCGCTCGAAGGACAATTTCCAATGA